The proteins below are encoded in one region of Kiloniellales bacterium:
- a CDS encoding low specificity L-threonine aldolase: MTNFCSDNTAGASPEILEALTRASEGAVMPYGADPVTQAVEARFQELFETDCEVFPVATGTAANVLGLAVMTPPYGAIYCHESAHINVDECGAPELYTGGAKLVLLEGAHGKFSPEGLEQAIGGAGNVHSVQPAAVSLTQGTEAGTVYRPDEVGAIAEVARAHGLGVHMDGARFANAVAALGVSPAEITWKAGVDALAFGATKNGALAAEAVVLFKPELAETAGFRRKRGGHLFSKMRFLSAQLEAYLTDDHWLANARHANAMARRLAEGLAAVPGVEILHPVEINEIFPRFTKAMAEGLKAEGFLFYTWGGDEDRVEARLVTAFNTRPEDVEAMIAAAGRLSGGGEVRKSA, translated from the coding sequence ATGACCAACTTCTGTTCCGACAACACGGCGGGCGCCAGCCCTGAGATCCTGGAGGCCCTGACCCGGGCCTCGGAGGGCGCGGTCATGCCCTACGGAGCCGACCCGGTGACACAGGCGGTGGAAGCCCGCTTTCAGGAGTTATTCGAGACCGACTGCGAGGTCTTCCCCGTGGCCACCGGAACGGCCGCAAATGTCCTCGGTCTGGCGGTCATGACCCCGCCCTACGGCGCGATCTACTGCCACGAGAGCGCCCACATCAACGTGGACGAGTGCGGCGCGCCTGAGCTCTATACCGGCGGCGCCAAGCTGGTGCTGCTGGAGGGCGCCCACGGCAAGTTCTCGCCCGAGGGCCTGGAACAGGCGATCGGCGGCGCCGGCAACGTCCACAGCGTCCAGCCCGCGGCGGTCAGCCTGACCCAGGGCACCGAGGCCGGCACGGTCTACCGGCCCGACGAGGTCGGTGCGATCGCCGAGGTCGCCCGGGCCCACGGCCTCGGCGTCCACATGGACGGCGCGCGCTTCGCCAACGCCGTGGCCGCGCTGGGGGTCTCGCCGGCGGAGATCACCTGGAAGGCCGGGGTCGACGCGCTCGCCTTCGGCGCGACCAAGAACGGCGCCCTGGCCGCCGAGGCGGTGGTCCTGTTCAAGCCCGAGCTGGCGGAGACCGCGGGCTTCCGGCGCAAGCGCGGCGGCCACCTCTTCTCCAAGATGCGCTTCCTCTCGGCCCAGCTCGAGGCCTATCTCACCGACGACCACTGGCTCGCGAACGCGCGCCACGCCAATGCCATGGCCCGGCGCCTCGCCGAGGGCCTGGCCGCCGTGCCCGGTGTGGAGATCCTCCACCCGGTGGAGATCAACGAGATCTTCCCGCGCTTTACCAAGGCCATGGCCGAGGGCCTCAAGGCCGAGGGCTTCCTGTTCTACACCTGGGGCGGCGACGAAGACCGGGTCGAGGCCCGCCTGGTGACCGCCTTCAACACGAGGCCGGAAGACGTCGAGGCCATGATCGCCGCCGCTGGCCGCCTCTCGGGCGGCGGAGAGGTGCGCAAGTCGGCGTGA
- a CDS encoding RluA family pseudouridine synthase, which translates to MALQQEQRITVADEEAGERLDRVLAGRLDGLTRSRLKSLIEAGLVSLDGETIGEPSRRVKPGQTFAIVIPEAEPAVPIGQVIALDIVFEDNDIIVVDKPAGMVVHPAPGNPDRTLVNALIAHCGPSLTGVGGVRRPGIVHRLDKDTSGLMVVAKNDAAHQTLVAQFAARSVRRVYGALVWGVPQPVEGEITGNIGRSPRNRKKMAVVTRGGRPAVTRYRVRRSFARGQVSLLDCRLGTGRTHQIRVHLSEKGHPLLGDPIYGRRAAQRARALPEATRERIGDLPGQALHARTLGFVHPKNHEQLLFEREFPEQIKNLISTLESF; encoded by the coding sequence ATGGCTCTCCAACAAGAGCAGCGGATCACCGTCGCCGACGAGGAAGCCGGCGAGCGGCTCGACCGCGTACTCGCCGGCCGCCTGGACGGCCTGACGCGTTCCCGTCTCAAGTCTCTGATCGAGGCCGGCCTCGTCAGCCTGGACGGCGAGACGATAGGCGAGCCCTCCAGGCGGGTCAAACCCGGCCAAACTTTCGCCATAGTGATCCCCGAGGCTGAGCCCGCCGTACCGATAGGGCAAGTCATTGCTCTGGATATCGTTTTTGAGGACAACGACATCATCGTGGTCGACAAGCCCGCCGGCATGGTGGTCCATCCCGCGCCCGGCAATCCTGATCGAACCCTGGTCAACGCGCTGATCGCCCACTGCGGCCCGAGCTTGACCGGCGTCGGCGGCGTGCGCCGGCCCGGGATCGTGCACCGGCTCGACAAGGACACCAGCGGCCTCATGGTCGTGGCCAAGAACGACGCGGCGCACCAAACCCTGGTCGCCCAGTTCGCCGCGCGAAGCGTCCGGCGGGTCTACGGCGCCCTGGTCTGGGGCGTACCCCAGCCGGTCGAGGGCGAGATCACCGGCAACATCGGGCGCAGCCCCAGGAACCGCAAGAAAATGGCGGTGGTGACGCGCGGCGGGCGGCCCGCCGTGACCCGCTACCGGGTGCGGCGGAGCTTCGCCCGGGGCCAGGTCAGCCTGCTCGACTGCCGCCTCGGGACCGGACGCACCCACCAGATCCGCGTGCACCTGAGCGAGAAGGGCCACCCGCTGCTGGGCGACCCGATCTACGGACGCCGGGCGGCTCAGCGGGCGCGCGCCCTGCCGGAAGCGACCCGCGAGCGTATCGGCGACCTGCCGGGCCAGGCGCTGCACGCGCGGACGCTGGGCTTCGTCCATCCGAAAAATCACGAGCAGCTACTATTCGAGCGGGAATTTCCCGAACAAATAAAGAACTTGATCTCCACCCTAGAGTCGTTCTAA
- the rpoH gene encoding RNA polymerase sigma factor RpoH yields MPSSPKVPVLVSEGNLSRYLQEIRTFPMLEVDEEYMLAKSWREHEDTEAAHKLVTSHLRLVAKIAMGYRGYGLPLSELISEGNVGMMQAVKRFDPERGFRLATYAMWWIRAAIQEYILHSWSLVKMGTTAAQKKLFFNLRKLKGQMKAIEEGDLSPEQVSHIAEALNVPEDDVVQMNRRLAAPDHSLNAPLRVDGDGEWQDWLVDETENQETRLADSEELSKRRALLVDAMKALNERERHILQERRLKENPTTLEELSQEYGISRERVRQIEVRAFEKLQKAIRNAAIKERLATV; encoded by the coding sequence ATGCCTTCATCCCCCAAGGTCCCGGTCCTGGTTTCGGAGGGCAACCTCTCGCGTTACCTCCAGGAAATCCGCACCTTTCCCATGCTGGAGGTCGACGAGGAATACATGCTGGCCAAGAGCTGGCGCGAACATGAAGACACCGAGGCTGCCCACAAGCTGGTCACCAGCCACCTCCGCCTGGTCGCTAAGATCGCCATGGGCTACCGCGGCTACGGGCTACCGCTCTCGGAGCTGATCTCCGAGGGCAACGTCGGGATGATGCAGGCGGTCAAGCGCTTCGACCCCGAGCGGGGCTTTCGCCTGGCGACCTACGCCATGTGGTGGATCCGCGCGGCGATCCAGGAGTACATCCTGCACTCCTGGTCGCTGGTCAAGATGGGCACCACGGCGGCGCAGAAGAAGCTGTTCTTCAACCTGCGCAAGCTGAAGGGCCAGATGAAGGCGATCGAGGAGGGCGACCTCTCGCCCGAGCAGGTCAGCCACATCGCCGAGGCGCTCAACGTGCCCGAGGACGACGTCGTCCAGATGAACCGGCGCCTCGCCGCGCCGGACCACTCGCTGAACGCGCCGCTCCGCGTCGACGGCGACGGCGAGTGGCAGGACTGGCTGGTCGACGAGACCGAGAACCAGGAGACTCGCCTCGCCGACAGCGAGGAGCTGTCCAAGCGCCGGGCGCTCCTGGTCGATGCCATGAAGGCGCTGAACGAGCGCGAGCGGCACATCCTGCAGGAGCGCCGCCTGAAGGAGAACCCGACCACGCTCGAGGAGCTGAGCCAGGAGTACGGCATCAGCCGCGAGCGCGTGCGCCAGATCGAGGTGCGGGCCTTCGAGAAGCTGCAGAAGGCGATCCGCAACGCGGCGATCAAGGAGCGGCTGGCCACGGTCTGA
- a CDS encoding class I SAM-dependent methyltransferase, whose protein sequence is MPQDPTAAPDVSAEQRAHWDRVAKSWAKWWPLIEVGARPVSRCLLDLARVAPGDRVLDLACGIGEPALSAAERVGAEGSVTAVDLAPTMLEIGRTRAREAGVADIAFLEMDAAAPDFPAASFDVVLSRWGLMFVPELEATLERVFGLLGPGGRFAMAVWGRPEEVPSISLVGRVLARELDLPPAVVGARSPFDLADLEGLKVILEGAGFEGFESAEITVRNSYASIEEYLRFREDLSAPDPRLDDVPEARLAEAHEAVRAAILPFRDGDGRVVMDNRAICVAAERR, encoded by the coding sequence ATGCCGCAAGACCCGACTGCAGCCCCCGACGTTTCGGCCGAGCAGCGCGCCCACTGGGACCGCGTGGCGAAGTCCTGGGCCAAGTGGTGGCCGCTGATCGAGGTCGGCGCCCGGCCGGTCAGCCGGTGCCTGCTCGACCTCGCCCGGGTCGCGCCGGGCGATCGGGTGCTCGATCTGGCCTGCGGGATCGGCGAGCCGGCCTTGAGCGCGGCCGAACGGGTCGGCGCCGAGGGCAGCGTCACCGCCGTCGACCTGGCACCGACCATGCTGGAGATCGGCCGGACGCGCGCCCGCGAGGCTGGTGTCGCGGACATCGCCTTCCTCGAGATGGACGCGGCCGCGCCAGATTTTCCGGCGGCCAGCTTCGACGTTGTCCTGTCCCGCTGGGGTCTGATGTTCGTGCCGGAACTGGAGGCGACCCTCGAGCGGGTCTTCGGTCTGCTCGGCCCGGGCGGACGCTTCGCGATGGCGGTCTGGGGCCGGCCCGAGGAGGTTCCCAGCATCAGCCTGGTCGGCCGGGTCCTGGCCCGGGAGCTCGACCTGCCGCCGGCGGTGGTCGGCGCGCGCTCCCCTTTCGATCTGGCGGACCTCGAGGGCTTGAAGGTGATCCTGGAAGGAGCCGGCTTCGAGGGCTTCGAAAGCGCCGAGATCACGGTCCGCAACAGCTATGCCTCGATCGAGGAGTATCTCCGGTTCCGCGAGGACCTGAGTGCGCCGGACCCGCGCCTGGACGACGTCCCGGAAGCGCGGTTGGCCGAGGCCCACGAGGCAGTCAGGGCGGCGATCCTGCCGTTCCGGGACGGCGACGGCCGGGTGGTGATGGACAACCGGGCGATCTGCGTGGCGGCCGAGCGGCGCTAA
- a CDS encoding adenylosuccinate synthase, producing the protein MANVVVVGAQWGDEGKGKIVDWLSERADVVVRFQGGHNAGHTLVVGEETYKLSLLPSGVVRPGKLSIIGNGVVVDPWALIGEIERLAGQGLTVTPESLKLADNASLILPLHGAVDRAREAARGDQAIGTTGRGIGPAYEDKIGRRAVRVCDLADPEHLARRVDALLLHHNALLGGLGEKTFERDALIGQLAEIAPKILPFATPVWRLLAEAQRGGKRILFEGAQGTMLDVDHGTYPYVTSSNTVAGQAAAGSGSAVRRLNYVLGITKAYTTRVGAGPFPTELTGEVGQWLGERGKEFGVVTGRRRRCGWFDAVMVRQAVAVGGIDGIALTKLDVLDGLEEIKVCTGYRIGGETLDHLPALGSRQAAAEPVYEVFEGWRDSTRGARSWAQLPATAVKYIRRIEELIEAPVALLSTSPERDDTILVRDPFAV; encoded by the coding sequence ATGGCCAACGTCGTGGTGGTCGGCGCCCAGTGGGGCGACGAGGGTAAGGGAAAGATCGTCGACTGGCTGTCCGAGCGGGCCGACGTCGTCGTGCGCTTCCAGGGCGGCCACAACGCCGGCCACACCCTGGTGGTCGGCGAGGAGACCTACAAGCTCTCGCTGCTGCCCTCGGGCGTGGTCCGGCCCGGCAAGCTGTCGATCATCGGCAACGGCGTCGTGGTCGACCCCTGGGCCCTGATCGGGGAGATCGAGCGCCTCGCCGGCCAGGGGCTGACGGTCACGCCAGAGAGCCTCAAGCTGGCCGACAACGCGTCGTTGATCCTGCCGCTGCACGGCGCGGTCGACCGGGCCCGCGAGGCGGCCCGCGGCGATCAGGCGATCGGCACGACCGGCCGCGGCATCGGCCCGGCCTACGAAGACAAGATCGGCCGCCGCGCGGTGCGGGTGTGCGATCTGGCAGATCCGGAGCACCTGGCCCGCCGGGTCGATGCCCTGCTGCTGCATCACAACGCGCTGCTCGGCGGGCTCGGCGAGAAGACCTTCGAGCGGGACGCGCTGATCGGGCAGCTGGCCGAGATCGCGCCCAAGATCCTGCCCTTCGCGACCCCGGTCTGGCGGCTCCTGGCCGAGGCGCAGCGGGGCGGCAAACGGATCCTCTTCGAGGGCGCCCAAGGCACCATGCTCGACGTCGACCACGGCACCTATCCCTACGTCACCTCGTCGAACACCGTGGCGGGGCAAGCCGCTGCCGGCTCGGGCTCGGCGGTCCGGCGGCTCAACTACGTGCTCGGGATCACCAAGGCCTACACCACCCGGGTCGGCGCCGGCCCGTTCCCGACCGAGCTGACCGGCGAGGTCGGCCAGTGGCTGGGCGAGCGCGGCAAGGAGTTCGGCGTGGTGACCGGCCGCCGCCGCCGCTGCGGCTGGTTCGACGCCGTCATGGTGCGCCAGGCCGTCGCGGTCGGCGGCATCGACGGCATCGCCCTGACCAAGCTCGACGTGCTCGACGGCCTGGAAGAGATCAAGGTCTGCACCGGCTACCGGATCGGCGGCGAGACCCTCGATCACCTGCCCGCGCTGGGCAGCCGCCAGGCCGCCGCCGAGCCGGTCTACGAGGTCTTCGAGGGCTGGCGAGACAGCACCCGGGGCGCGCGGAGTTGGGCCCAGCTGCCGGCCACGGCGGTCAAGTACATCCGGCGCATCGAGGAGCTGATCGAGGCCCCGGTGGCCCTGCTGTCGACCAGCCCGGAACGGGACGACACGATCCTGGTGCGCGATCCCTTCGCGGTCTGA
- a CDS encoding ATP phosphoribosyltransferase regulatory subunit — MSDPGEKALLPAGLQDVLPPDAAHEAAVVERLIASFAARGYERIKPPLMEFEETLLAGTGAAVAQETFRLMDPVSHRMMGLRADMTPQVARIAASRLAKAPRPLRLCYGGEVLRVAGSQLRSLRQFRQVGVELIGAGQERADAEVVVLAAGALEELGVPGLSVDLSLPTLVTALAEALGFEAEAAGALRQALDRKDAAAVERLSPGKDGVFQGLLRAAGPAAETLEALAALALPNPLRPTVERLARVVALIREAAPGLSLTVDPVEHRGFEYQTGISFTLFAKDGRGELGRGGRYQAERADGARESSTGFTLYMDTVLRALPEAAAANRIFLPADTDLGTAARLRGQGWITVAQLDEAAGPGAEAARLGCSHLLRDGTIEEI; from the coding sequence ATGAGCGACCCCGGCGAAAAGGCCCTGCTGCCGGCCGGCCTCCAGGACGTGCTGCCGCCCGACGCGGCCCACGAAGCCGCGGTGGTCGAGCGCCTGATCGCGAGCTTCGCCGCCCGGGGCTACGAGCGGATCAAGCCGCCGCTGATGGAGTTCGAGGAGACGCTCCTGGCCGGCACCGGCGCCGCGGTGGCCCAGGAGACCTTCCGCCTGATGGACCCTGTCAGCCATCGCATGATGGGCCTGCGCGCCGACATGACGCCCCAGGTCGCGCGGATCGCCGCCTCGCGCCTGGCGAAGGCGCCGCGGCCGCTGCGGCTGTGCTACGGCGGCGAGGTGCTGCGGGTCGCGGGCAGCCAGCTGCGCAGCCTCCGCCAGTTCCGCCAGGTCGGCGTCGAGCTGATCGGCGCCGGCCAGGAACGCGCCGACGCCGAGGTCGTGGTCCTGGCCGCCGGCGCATTGGAGGAGCTGGGCGTCCCGGGGCTCTCGGTCGACCTCAGCCTGCCGACCCTGGTGACGGCCCTGGCCGAGGCCCTGGGCTTCGAGGCGGAGGCCGCCGGGGCGCTGCGCCAGGCCCTGGACCGCAAGGACGCCGCCGCGGTCGAGCGCCTCTCGCCCGGCAAGGACGGGGTCTTCCAGGGCCTGCTGCGCGCCGCCGGGCCGGCGGCGGAGACCCTGGAGGCGCTGGCGGCGCTCGCCCTGCCTAACCCGCTGCGGCCGACGGTCGAGCGCCTGGCCCGGGTCGTCGCCCTGATTCGCGAGGCGGCGCCCGGCCTCAGCCTGACCGTCGACCCCGTGGAGCACCGCGGCTTCGAGTACCAGACCGGCATCAGCTTCACCCTCTTCGCCAAGGACGGCCGCGGCGAGCTCGGCCGCGGCGGGCGCTACCAGGCCGAGCGGGCCGACGGCGCGCGGGAATCCTCGACCGGGTTCACGCTCTACATGGACACTGTGCTGCGGGCGTTGCCGGAGGCGGCGGCGGCGAACCGGATCTTCCTGCCCGCCGACACCGACCTCGGCACGGCCGCCCGGCTGCGCGGGCAGGGCTGGATCACGGTCGCCCAGCTCGACGAGGCGGCCGGCCCCGGGGCCGAGGCGGCCCGGCTCGGCTGCAGCCACCTGCTGCGCGACGGCACGATCGAGGAGATTTGA
- a CDS encoding TerB family tellurite resistance protein: MLRDTLLEKLADEINRYNDKAFLKAAMAVCALTAAADDEVLMSEHYRIDELLAKDPVLRHLDTQKAIDILYDYIYAVRTEGDSARRILYGKVQRMAGDMKKSRTLLRVAYLVILADHEIRDSEREEFRRLARTLGLEPEQVWQQLA; encoded by the coding sequence GTGCTCAGAGACACCCTGCTGGAGAAGCTGGCGGACGAGATCAACCGCTACAACGACAAGGCCTTCCTGAAGGCGGCGATGGCGGTCTGCGCCCTGACGGCGGCGGCGGACGACGAGGTCCTCATGTCGGAGCACTACCGGATCGACGAGCTCCTGGCCAAGGACCCCGTGCTGCGCCACCTCGACACCCAGAAGGCGATCGACATCCTCTACGACTACATCTACGCGGTCCGGACCGAGGGCGATTCGGCCCGGCGCATCCTCTACGGCAAGGTCCAGCGCATGGCCGGCGACATGAAAAAGTCGCGCACCCTGCTGCGGGTCGCCTATCTCGTGATCCTCGCCGACCACGAGATCCGCGACTCCGAGCGCGAGGAGTTCCGCCGGCTCGCCCGCACCCTGGGCCTCGAGCCGGAGCAGGTCTGGCAGCAGCTAGCGTGA
- a CDS encoding 3-hydroxybutyrate dehydrogenase gives MIKGKNAIVTGSTSGIGLGIADALAGAGVNVMLNGFGDAAEIEATRADLEGRHGVKVGYHGADMSKPDQIAEMVSTSASDLGSVDIVVNNAGIQNVAPIEEFPVEKWDAILAINLSSAFHTIRLALPAMKQAGWGRIINVASAHGLVASPFKSAYVAAKHGMLGLTKTVALEAAEFGVTCTAICPGYVRTPLVEKQIPDTAKARGITEEEVVRDVMLGPQPTKRFVGVEELGALAVFLASDGAASVTGTAISVDGGWTAQ, from the coding sequence ATGATCAAGGGTAAGAACGCGATCGTGACCGGATCGACCAGCGGCATCGGCCTCGGCATCGCCGACGCGCTGGCGGGGGCCGGGGTCAACGTCATGCTGAACGGCTTCGGCGACGCGGCCGAGATCGAGGCGACGCGGGCCGACCTGGAAGGCCGCCACGGGGTTAAGGTCGGCTACCACGGCGCCGACATGAGCAAGCCGGACCAGATCGCCGAGATGGTCTCGACCTCGGCGAGCGACCTCGGATCGGTCGACATCGTGGTCAACAACGCAGGCATCCAGAACGTCGCGCCGATCGAGGAGTTCCCGGTCGAGAAGTGGGACGCGATCCTGGCGATCAACCTGTCCAGCGCCTTCCACACCATTCGCCTCGCCCTGCCCGCCATGAAGCAGGCCGGCTGGGGCCGGATCATCAACGTCGCCTCGGCCCACGGCCTGGTCGCTTCGCCCTTCAAGTCGGCCTACGTCGCGGCCAAGCACGGGATGCTCGGCCTGACCAAGACCGTCGCCCTGGAGGCGGCGGAGTTCGGCGTCACCTGCACCGCGATCTGCCCAGGCTACGTGCGGACGCCGCTGGTCGAGAAGCAGATCCCCGACACCGCCAAGGCCCGGGGCATCACGGAAGAGGAGGTGGTGCGCGACGTCATGCTGGGCCCGCAGCCGACCAAGAGGTTCGTCGGCGTAGAGGAGCTCGGCGCCCTGGCCGTCTTCCTCGCCTCCGACGGGGCCGCCTCGGTGACCGGGACCGCGATCTCGGTCGACGGCGGCTGGACCGCCCAGTAA